The proteins below are encoded in one region of Aquisphaera giovannonii:
- a CDS encoding alpha-mannosidase, with amino-acid sequence MTNRIPLRPSVATLAALLLAASLDAAEPPASGDRPTFWVIPHTHWEGAVFKTREEYLEMGLPNILRALRLLGEQPDYRFVLDQAAYVKPFLERYPDQEPAFRKYLAEGRLQIAGGLDVMPDVNMPGGESFVRQVQYGKGYYREKLGIDVTTGWLIDTFGHHAQIPQLMTLAGFRSYWTQRGVPFRTHPAEFLWEGIDGTRLPVFYMPASYAVMYGSPADPSKFREFVIARFRSLDANAPGKDRAGPAGVDVGLPEPQLAPMVEAFNKDPDRPFNLRIATPAEFEKVVAPRTDRPVFRGEMNPIFQGTYSSRIELKSWMRRMEARLVTAEKLTALSRILGGEVSDAGLWRAWEPVLFNETHDQASGVMTDHVYEDAIRGYESSDRLAGELIDAGWNALASRIDTRGEGIPVVVFNPMSWTRSDVTEVDVGFAVPGVAGVSVVDDRGVVRPSQLVSATSYPDGGLCAARVAFVAAEVPALGYRTYHVRTSAEPSRLPSPAPGHLENASHRLAIDDRTGAITSLRVKSGDWEVLRAPANVVARHQDRGDVWELYRGLDGGSNVALSNKQPVPPRGEAKYSDDEKGTPATVVTGPVYSEYRVAHPFAGGQYATTVRLYADLPRIDCTTTLVNNEKYVRYQLLFPTSIRGGKHLDEIPFGAMERPEGIEFPAQNWSDLADGEHGLAVLNAGLPGHTVADGTIMVSVLRSHNLGAYGFGGGYEPGMSSEGAFQIGKERTARYALLPHAGDWRDAGLARAGLEFNHPLIARPVGAHAGDLPPSKGFLEVCSPSVIVTSVRPMRDEAIAVRLYESTGRPAPGTRIRLSAFVADAADADLLENPREPIAVADGALSIDFRPFQIRTLILRTRSAPR; translated from the coding sequence ATGACGAACCGGATCCCCCTCCGCCCGTCCGTCGCGACCCTCGCGGCCCTGCTCCTCGCGGCCTCCCTCGACGCCGCGGAGCCGCCCGCCTCCGGTGACCGGCCGACGTTCTGGGTCATCCCGCACACGCACTGGGAAGGGGCCGTCTTCAAGACGCGGGAGGAGTACCTGGAGATGGGGCTGCCGAACATCCTCCGGGCCCTACGCCTCCTCGGCGAGCAGCCGGATTATCGGTTCGTGCTCGACCAGGCCGCCTACGTCAAGCCGTTCCTGGAGCGCTACCCGGACCAGGAGCCGGCGTTCCGGAAGTACCTCGCGGAGGGGCGGCTCCAGATCGCCGGCGGGCTGGACGTCATGCCCGACGTCAACATGCCGGGCGGGGAGAGCTTCGTGCGGCAGGTCCAGTATGGCAAGGGGTACTACCGGGAGAAGCTCGGCATCGACGTGACGACCGGCTGGCTCATCGACACGTTCGGGCATCACGCGCAGATCCCGCAGCTCATGACCCTCGCCGGCTTCCGGTCGTACTGGACGCAGCGCGGCGTGCCGTTCCGCACGCATCCGGCGGAGTTCCTCTGGGAAGGGATCGACGGGACCCGCCTGCCGGTCTTCTACATGCCGGCCAGCTACGCGGTCATGTACGGCTCGCCCGCCGACCCGTCGAAGTTCCGGGAATTCGTGATCGCCCGCTTCCGCAGCCTCGATGCCAACGCCCCGGGCAAGGACCGCGCGGGGCCCGCCGGCGTGGACGTGGGCCTGCCCGAGCCGCAGCTCGCGCCCATGGTGGAGGCCTTCAACAAGGACCCCGACCGGCCGTTCAACCTCCGGATCGCGACCCCTGCCGAATTCGAGAAGGTCGTCGCCCCGCGCACGGATCGTCCCGTCTTCCGTGGCGAGATGAACCCGATCTTCCAGGGCACCTACAGCAGCCGGATCGAATTGAAATCGTGGATGCGACGGATGGAGGCGCGACTAGTCACGGCCGAGAAGCTCACCGCACTATCCCGGATCCTCGGCGGTGAGGTCAGCGACGCGGGCCTGTGGCGGGCCTGGGAGCCGGTCCTCTTCAACGAGACGCACGACCAGGCCTCCGGGGTGATGACCGACCACGTCTACGAGGACGCGATCCGCGGTTACGAGTCCTCGGACCGCCTGGCCGGCGAGCTGATCGACGCCGGCTGGAACGCCCTGGCCTCACGCATCGACACGCGGGGCGAGGGCATCCCGGTCGTCGTCTTCAACCCGATGAGCTGGACCCGATCCGACGTCACGGAAGTGGACGTCGGCTTCGCGGTCCCGGGCGTCGCCGGGGTCTCCGTCGTCGATGATCGCGGCGTCGTCCGGCCGTCGCAGCTCGTCTCCGCGACCTCCTATCCGGACGGCGGCCTCTGCGCGGCACGCGTCGCCTTCGTCGCGGCGGAGGTGCCCGCCCTGGGTTATCGCACCTATCACGTGCGGACCTCGGCGGAGCCCTCCAGGCTCCCGTCCCCTGCCCCGGGCCATCTCGAGAACGCCTCCCATAGGCTCGCGATCGACGACCGCACCGGTGCCATCACGTCGCTTCGCGTAAAGTCCGGCGACTGGGAAGTCCTCCGGGCGCCCGCGAACGTCGTCGCCCGGCACCAGGACCGGGGAGACGTCTGGGAGCTTTATCGCGGGCTTGACGGCGGAAGCAACGTCGCCTTGAGCAACAAGCAGCCCGTGCCGCCGCGGGGCGAGGCGAAGTACAGCGACGACGAGAAGGGCACACCGGCGACGGTCGTCACCGGGCCGGTCTACAGCGAGTATCGCGTCGCCCACCCCTTCGCCGGCGGCCAGTACGCGACGACCGTGCGGCTTTACGCCGACCTACCCCGCATCGACTGCACCACGACCCTGGTGAACAACGAGAAATACGTCCGCTACCAGCTCCTCTTCCCGACGTCGATCCGCGGCGGGAAGCATCTCGACGAGATCCCTTTCGGCGCGATGGAGCGGCCCGAGGGGATCGAGTTCCCGGCGCAGAACTGGTCCGACCTCGCCGACGGCGAGCACGGCCTGGCCGTCCTCAACGCCGGCCTCCCCGGGCACACGGTCGCCGACGGGACGATCATGGTTTCCGTCCTCCGGTCGCACAACCTCGGGGCCTACGGCTTCGGCGGCGGGTATGAGCCGGGGATGAGCTCCGAGGGGGCCTTCCAGATCGGCAAGGAGAGGACGGCCCGCTACGCGCTCTTGCCGCACGCGGGCGACTGGCGCGACGCCGGGCTCGCCCGCGCGGGGCTCGAGTTCAATCACCCGCTGATCGCCCGGCCGGTCGGGGCCCACGCGGGCGACCTGCCCCCGAGCAAGGGCTTCCTCGAGGTCTGCTCGCCGTCCGTGATCGTCACCTCGGTCAGGCCGATGCGCGACGAGGCGATCGCCGTGCGCCTCTACGAATCGACGGGCCGCCCCGCGCCGGGGACCCGGATCCGCCTCTCGGCGTTCGTTGCCGACGCGGCCGACGCGGACCTGCTGGAGAATCCGAGGGAGCCGATCGCCGTGGCCGACGGCGCCCTCAGCATCGACTTCAGGCCATTCCAGATCCGGACGCTGATCCTGAGGACGCGGTCAGCTCCTCGCTGA
- a CDS encoding alpha-ketoacid dehydrogenase subunit beta has product MRRLSIAEALREGIAEEMRRDPSVFCLGEDIAVPGGWGGAFTVTLGLEEEFPDRMLNTPIAELGFFGAAVGAAVAGMRPIADVQYGDFLFLAMDQIVNNAAKLRYMSGGTVSVPLVMRAPVGATGRGSQHAQSMERYFTGVPGMKVVAVSNAYDAKGVLKSAVRDDNPVLIFEHKLLYGSKGARTEPGAVDATSEVPDEDYTVPLHRAAVRREGSQVTILAWLLMAHLASQAAERLSAEGIEAEVIDVRSLSPIDYETIGASVRKTGRVVLVEEGPRSGGVSAEIAAGLMEHCGNDLLAPVVRVASPDVPVPFTPVLEEAYRPDVARIVEGVRRVLRD; this is encoded by the coding sequence ATGAGACGCCTGAGCATCGCCGAAGCGCTCCGGGAGGGCATCGCCGAGGAGATGAGGCGCGACCCGTCCGTCTTCTGCCTGGGCGAGGACATCGCCGTCCCCGGCGGCTGGGGCGGGGCCTTCACGGTGACGCTCGGCCTGGAGGAGGAATTCCCCGACCGGATGCTCAACACGCCGATCGCGGAGCTCGGCTTCTTCGGCGCCGCGGTCGGCGCGGCGGTCGCGGGCATGCGGCCGATCGCCGACGTCCAGTACGGCGACTTCCTCTTCCTGGCCATGGACCAGATCGTCAACAACGCCGCCAAGCTCCGCTACATGTCCGGCGGCACGGTCTCGGTCCCGCTCGTCATGCGGGCGCCCGTCGGCGCGACCGGCCGCGGCTCTCAGCACGCCCAGAGCATGGAACGCTACTTCACCGGCGTCCCCGGCATGAAGGTCGTCGCCGTCTCCAACGCCTACGACGCCAAGGGCGTCTTGAAATCGGCCGTGCGGGACGACAACCCGGTCCTCATCTTCGAGCACAAGCTCCTCTACGGGTCCAAGGGGGCCCGGACCGAGCCGGGCGCGGTGGACGCCACGAGCGAGGTCCCGGACGAGGACTACACGGTCCCGCTCCACCGCGCCGCGGTCCGCCGCGAGGGCTCGCAGGTCACGATCCTCGCCTGGCTCCTGATGGCCCACCTGGCTAGCCAGGCCGCGGAGCGGCTGTCCGCGGAGGGGATCGAGGCGGAGGTCATCGACGTCCGCAGCCTCTCTCCCATCGACTACGAGACCATCGGCGCGTCCGTCCGCAAGACCGGCCGCGTCGTCCTCGTCGAGGAGGGCCCGAGGAGCGGCGGCGTCTCGGCGGAGATCGCCGCGGGCCTGATGGAGCACTGCGGCAATGACCTGCTGGCGCCCGTCGTCCGCGTCGCCTCGCCCGATGTTCCGGTCCCCTTCACGCCGGTGCTGGAAGAGGCGTACCGACCCGACGTCGCGCGGATCGTCGAGGGCGTCCGGCGGGTGCTCCGCGATTGA
- a CDS encoding thiamine pyrophosphate-dependent dehydrogenase E1 component subunit alpha, whose protein sequence is MPQLTETADWPTPLKPGAYEDSFLLGLYERMVTIREFEDGVKFLFLEGSMPGTIHQCQGQEATAVGVCSALREDDFITSTFRGHGHALAKGLTVESLLFELFGASTGCCKGKGGSMHVGDMSKGMVPGIAIVGGGIPLAAGMALAYKMRKEPRVVACFFGDGAVAEGAFHEGVNLAAIWDLPVIFACENNLYGASTRVDLVMRNARIAERAATYGIRAETVDGNDVLAVHEATLAAAADCRAGKGPVLLELLTYRRTGHSRRDACHYQPQDEREAWARRDPIERLGARLIEAGAADAARLQEIRREVQAHFQRAVEEARRQPMPAPGDIADDVLA, encoded by the coding sequence ATGCCCCAGCTCACCGAGACCGCCGACTGGCCGACGCCCCTCAAGCCGGGGGCATATGAAGACTCGTTCCTGCTCGGCCTGTACGAGCGGATGGTCACGATCCGCGAGTTCGAGGACGGCGTGAAGTTCCTCTTCCTCGAGGGCTCGATGCCCGGCACGATCCACCAGTGTCAGGGGCAGGAGGCGACGGCCGTTGGCGTCTGCTCCGCGCTCCGCGAGGACGACTTCATCACCTCGACCTTCCGCGGCCACGGCCATGCGCTGGCGAAGGGGCTCACCGTCGAGTCGCTCCTCTTCGAGCTCTTCGGGGCCTCCACGGGCTGCTGCAAGGGCAAGGGCGGCTCGATGCACGTGGGCGACATGAGCAAGGGGATGGTCCCGGGCATCGCCATCGTGGGCGGCGGCATCCCCCTGGCGGCGGGCATGGCGCTCGCCTACAAGATGCGGAAGGAGCCCAGGGTCGTCGCCTGCTTCTTCGGCGACGGGGCGGTCGCCGAGGGGGCCTTCCACGAGGGCGTCAACCTCGCCGCGATCTGGGACCTCCCGGTGATCTTCGCCTGCGAGAACAACCTGTACGGGGCCTCCACCCGCGTGGACCTCGTCATGCGGAACGCGCGGATCGCCGAGCGGGCCGCCACCTACGGCATCCGCGCCGAGACCGTGGACGGCAACGACGTCCTGGCCGTCCACGAGGCCACGCTCGCCGCCGCCGCCGACTGCCGGGCCGGCAAGGGCCCGGTCCTCCTGGAGCTGCTGACCTACCGCCGCACCGGCCATTCCCGCCGCGACGCCTGCCATTACCAGCCCCAGGACGAGCGCGAGGCGTGGGCCCGACGCGACCCGATCGAGCGGCTGGGGGCCCGCCTCATCGAAGCCGGCGCGGCCGACGCCGCGAGGCTCCAGGAGATCCGCCGCGAGGTCCAGGCCCACTTCCAGAGGGCCGTCGAGGAGGCCCGCCGCCAGCCCATGCCCGCGCCGGGGGACATCGCCGACGACGTCCTCGCCTGA
- a CDS encoding 2-oxo acid dehydrogenase subunit E2 has protein sequence MRMPDLATTGSPMRVVRLLAAAGDEVARGQPILEVETDKATMEVESTVAGRLVAIAVEVDDEVLAGQLIATFAVESAGAAWVAPAAKLAPSHPAPAEDRTARASAAASPASDRPSFFARNRARRSVQPTSSKRASLALSLAGRVVARRMQEIKRTVPHFYVQASANAGGMVRRRDAAEGPRPAWDAFFVVAAARALREHPRFAHRYDQEKLVPHGGGAIGVAVDLDDDLYTITVDDPAAKEVERVSAEIREQVDQLRSGDPKARQPRPASMTVSNLGGSGVESFAAIVNAPEASILAVGSVLPAAVVESGGIFVQDRVRLTLSVDHRVAGGKAAAAFLHAIVRGLESF, from the coding sequence ATGAGGATGCCCGACCTGGCGACGACCGGGTCGCCGATGAGGGTCGTCCGGCTCCTCGCGGCGGCCGGCGATGAGGTCGCGCGCGGCCAGCCCATCCTCGAGGTCGAGACCGACAAGGCCACCATGGAGGTCGAATCGACGGTGGCCGGCCGGCTCGTGGCGATCGCCGTGGAGGTGGACGACGAGGTCCTCGCGGGCCAGCTCATCGCGACCTTCGCGGTGGAGTCGGCCGGCGCGGCCTGGGTCGCCCCGGCGGCCAAGCTGGCCCCGTCCCACCCCGCGCCGGCCGAAGACCGGACCGCGAGGGCGAGCGCCGCGGCATCGCCGGCGTCGGACCGCCCCTCATTCTTCGCCCGGAACAGGGCGCGGCGATCGGTCCAACCGACCTCAAGCAAGCGTGCCTCGCTGGCCCTCAGCCTGGCGGGCCGGGTCGTCGCGCGTCGGATGCAGGAGATCAAGAGGACGGTCCCGCACTTCTACGTGCAGGCCTCGGCGAATGCCGGCGGGATGGTCCGTCGGCGGGACGCCGCCGAGGGGCCCAGGCCCGCCTGGGACGCGTTCTTCGTCGTGGCCGCGGCCCGGGCGTTGAGGGAGCATCCGCGGTTCGCCCATCGCTACGATCAGGAGAAACTGGTCCCCCACGGGGGCGGGGCCATCGGGGTGGCGGTGGACCTGGACGACGACCTCTACACGATCACCGTGGACGACCCCGCCGCCAAGGAGGTCGAGCGCGTCTCCGCCGAGATCCGCGAGCAGGTCGATCAGCTGCGGTCCGGGGACCCGAAGGCCCGCCAGCCGAGGCCGGCGAGCATGACGGTGTCCAACCTGGGCGGCTCGGGCGTGGAGTCGTTCGCCGCGATCGTCAACGCGCCCGAGGCCTCGATCCTGGCCGTCGGCAGCGTCCTCCCCGCGGCGGTCGTGGAATCCGGCGGCATCTTCGTCCAGGACCGGGTCAGGCTGACCCTCTCCGTCGATCACCGGGTCGCCGGCGGCAAGGCGGCGGCCGCCTTCCTCCACGCCATCGTCCGCGGGCTCGAATCGTTCTGA
- a CDS encoding class II fructose-bisphosphate aldolase has product MPLQLISQMVSQARAGGYAIGYFESWNLESLQGVLDAAESSRSPIIVGFNGDFLARPGRLAAERLGLYGALGRAAASEASVPCGFIFNECPDDGWVRKAVLSGFNLVMPADPSAPFEESVRRVAFLTQFAHEHGVAVEAELGVLPCGTGGADDHGHEASLTDPDLAARFVEETGVDLLAVSVGNVHIRLEGRGGLDLERLGRIAGRVPCGLVLHGGTGIEPESLRLAVGLGVVKVNFGTYLKQRYLAAIRSALRSDCPDPHRLLGIGGDEDVMTAGRIAVRDAVLERIGTLGCAGRAT; this is encoded by the coding sequence ATGCCCCTCCAGCTCATCAGCCAGATGGTCTCCCAGGCCCGCGCGGGGGGGTACGCGATCGGCTACTTCGAGAGCTGGAATCTCGAATCGCTCCAGGGGGTCCTGGACGCGGCCGAGTCGTCGCGGTCGCCGATCATCGTGGGCTTCAACGGGGACTTCCTGGCGAGGCCGGGCCGGCTCGCGGCGGAGCGGCTGGGACTCTACGGCGCCCTCGGGCGGGCGGCCGCCTCGGAGGCCTCGGTGCCCTGCGGGTTCATCTTCAACGAATGCCCGGACGACGGCTGGGTCCGGAAGGCCGTGCTCTCCGGGTTCAACCTCGTCATGCCCGCAGACCCGTCGGCCCCCTTCGAGGAGTCCGTGCGGAGGGTCGCCTTCCTGACGCAGTTCGCCCACGAGCACGGCGTGGCCGTGGAGGCGGAGCTGGGAGTCCTCCCCTGCGGGACCGGAGGAGCGGACGATCACGGGCACGAGGCATCGCTGACCGACCCGGACCTCGCCGCGCGGTTCGTCGAGGAGACCGGCGTGGACCTGCTGGCCGTGAGCGTGGGCAACGTCCACATCCGCCTGGAGGGCCGGGGCGGGCTGGACCTGGAGCGGCTCGGTCGGATCGCCGGCCGGGTGCCGTGCGGCCTGGTCCTCCACGGCGGGACGGGGATCGAGCCGGAGTCGCTCCGCCTGGCCGTCGGGCTCGGCGTGGTGAAGGTCAACTTCGGCACGTACCTGAAGCAGCGCTACCTCGCCGCCATCCGCTCGGCCCTCCGGAGCGATTGCCCGGATCCGCACCGGCTCCTCGGCATCGGCGGCGATGAGGACGTGATGACGGCCGGCCGGATCGCGGTCCGCGACGCCGTGCTCGAGCGGATCGGCACGCTCGGGTGTGCCGGCAGGGCGACGTGA
- a CDS encoding lactate racemase domain-containing protein, which produces MHVSVEFEDQRLDLDLPEDRVVGSWQGPRGLAGADAAEAERRALDEPLDFPPVGQMVVPGDHVVIAWDSSLDHAGGLLGGLIDRLRDSGVLAEDIVVVATPGPADEQARAAVASRGGAWEVHDPADQEQLAYLATTKDGRRIYLNRRLTDADAVIPVGRVGHDPILGYRGPWSLLFPALADAEALRSYRHHLAEDPADEPAPRVRWDESIEVDWLLGSQYQVGVVPGGDGPAAIVAGLGESVRARAVAELERLWSFRPEYGAECVVVGVGSPGRAAGIDELVEGLVTASRLVNHGGKILALSRAGGEPGPSLRRLTAVDDMRKASGALRGHDDDADSVSGRRLARVLSWADVYLLSALDRGVVEDLSMVPVDHADEARRLLSRSGACLAVSHAELTRATVVEAKP; this is translated from the coding sequence ATGCACGTCTCCGTCGAATTCGAGGACCAGAGGCTCGACCTGGACCTTCCGGAGGACCGCGTCGTCGGATCCTGGCAAGGCCCGAGGGGCCTCGCCGGCGCGGACGCCGCGGAGGCGGAGCGGAGGGCCCTGGATGAACCCCTCGACTTCCCGCCGGTCGGCCAGATGGTCGTGCCGGGCGACCACGTGGTGATCGCCTGGGACTCCTCGCTCGACCATGCGGGCGGGCTCCTCGGCGGCCTGATCGACCGCCTCCGCGACTCGGGCGTCCTGGCCGAGGACATCGTCGTCGTCGCCACGCCGGGGCCGGCCGACGAGCAGGCCCGGGCCGCGGTCGCGTCGCGGGGGGGCGCCTGGGAGGTGCACGACCCGGCGGATCAGGAGCAGCTGGCGTATCTGGCCACCACGAAGGATGGGCGGCGCATCTACCTGAACCGTCGGCTCACGGACGCCGACGCGGTCATCCCCGTCGGCCGGGTCGGCCACGATCCCATCCTGGGCTACAGAGGGCCGTGGAGCCTGCTCTTCCCCGCCCTCGCCGACGCCGAGGCGCTGCGGTCGTATCGCCACCACCTGGCCGAGGATCCCGCCGACGAGCCGGCGCCTCGCGTGCGATGGGACGAGTCGATCGAGGTGGACTGGCTCCTCGGGTCGCAGTACCAGGTCGGCGTCGTCCCGGGCGGGGACGGCCCCGCCGCGATCGTCGCCGGGCTCGGGGAGTCCGTCCGGGCTCGCGCGGTGGCGGAGCTGGAGCGGCTCTGGAGCTTCCGGCCGGAATACGGTGCCGAGTGCGTGGTCGTCGGGGTCGGGTCGCCGGGGCGGGCCGCGGGGATCGACGAGCTGGTGGAGGGCCTCGTCACGGCCTCCCGCCTCGTCAATCACGGCGGCAAGATCCTGGCGCTCTCCCGGGCCGGCGGGGAGCCCGGCCCCTCCCTGCGGCGGCTCACCGCCGTGGACGACATGAGGAAGGCGTCCGGCGCCCTCCGCGGGCACGACGACGACGCGGACTCGGTCAGCGGCCGTCGGCTGGCGCGGGTGCTCTCATGGGCCGACGTCTACCTCCTCAGCGCCCTGGACCGCGGCGTCGTGGAGGACCTGTCCATGGTCCCGGTGGACCACGCCGACGAGGCCCGCAGGCTGCTATCGCGGTCCGGAGCCTGCCTCGCGGTGAGCCACGCCGAGCTGACCCGCGCCACCGTCGTGGAGGCCAAGCCGTGA
- the ygfZ gene encoding CAF17-like 4Fe-4S cluster assembly/insertion protein YgfZ, with the protein MTTETSKPALDLDAYRAAGESAAWCDRSSRARLEIGGPDRAKFLHNLTTNDVKRLPAGRGREAFVTSPQGKTIGFVNILACPDAILVVADPGGLDLALPHFTKYGVFDDITLTDLSGSTFEYHVVGPRSGEVVSAAGASLPDADDLAVATAAIAGHAVTIVREAPAGRPGLTILGQREGADDVRRALLEAGGPAGLVELDPGTFEAMRIEAGTPAFGRDLDAKNLPQEAGRDRRAINFVKGCYLGQETVARIDALGHVNQHLLGLRLDPEAAVPPPGSVVEAEGKAVGRVTSAAFSPGWGVPIALALIRSSHAKDGAVVAVKAAEGPAGAAARAVVSALPMIPDAADASTA; encoded by the coding sequence GTGACGACCGAGACGAGCAAGCCCGCCCTCGACCTGGACGCCTATCGCGCCGCCGGCGAATCGGCGGCGTGGTGCGACCGCTCCTCCCGCGCCCGCCTGGAGATCGGCGGGCCGGACCGGGCCAAGTTCCTGCACAACCTCACGACCAACGACGTCAAGCGCCTGCCGGCGGGGCGCGGGCGCGAGGCCTTCGTCACCAGCCCGCAGGGGAAGACGATCGGCTTCGTGAACATCCTGGCATGCCCGGACGCCATCCTCGTCGTCGCGGATCCGGGCGGGCTGGACCTGGCGCTGCCGCACTTCACCAAGTACGGCGTGTTCGACGACATCACCCTGACCGACCTCAGCGGGTCCACGTTCGAGTACCACGTCGTCGGGCCTCGTTCGGGGGAGGTCGTCTCGGCCGCGGGCGCGAGCCTGCCGGATGCGGACGACCTCGCCGTGGCGACCGCGGCCATCGCCGGGCACGCGGTGACGATCGTCCGCGAGGCGCCCGCGGGACGCCCGGGGCTGACGATCCTCGGCCAACGGGAGGGCGCCGACGACGTGCGCCGGGCCCTGCTCGAGGCGGGCGGGCCGGCGGGGCTGGTCGAGCTCGATCCCGGGACGTTCGAGGCGATGCGGATCGAGGCCGGCACGCCGGCGTTCGGGCGCGACCTCGACGCCAAGAACCTGCCCCAGGAGGCCGGCCGCGACCGTCGCGCGATCAACTTCGTGAAGGGCTGCTACCTGGGCCAGGAGACCGTCGCCCGGATCGACGCCCTCGGCCACGTCAACCAGCACCTCCTCGGCCTCCGGCTCGATCCGGAGGCGGCCGTCCCCCCCCCGGGGTCGGTCGTCGAGGCGGAGGGCAAGGCCGTCGGCCGCGTGACTTCCGCGGCCTTCTCCCCGGGCTGGGGCGTGCCGATCGCGCTGGCCCTGATCCGGAGCTCGCACGCGAAGGACGGCGCGGTCGTGGCGGTGAAGGCGGCCGAGGGGCCGGCCGGGGCGGCGGCCCGTGCCGTCGTCAGCGCCCTGCCGATGATCCCCGACGCCGCGGACGCCTCGACCGCCTGA